A genomic stretch from Candidatus Latescibacterota bacterium includes:
- a CDS encoding MATE family efflux transporter, with translation MSTLAAPRPTPPRADFTEGSVVRAVVRMGLPSMIGFGVSSIYDIVDMLWVSRLEGAPVAALTFFFPFLWVITSVNQIAGAGSVAVISRRYGERDIAGTEAAIKDAILLKLALAFVVGGIGYAMLTRGLRLVGTTPEAFDQAVAYGRVYLIGLGAGFSSWTIFTALRGVADPVKAMLLMIAGNVLNLLLDPLFIFGVGPFPEMGIAGAALASVIAYGSTFAAGLWIFFAGRSNVRLHLHGELPISAARMGRMLKIGAPAGVGSLSFALGRTVVLPWIAAFGTQVVAAFGMAQRVMGFGIMLIVGMGLGLSALIGQTLGAGKLQRTWETAVRSVQFSGGAMAVYGALLMLGAPAIAAAFFGGGPEASIAVTTLRIIAVALPFQGVGIMFEMTCSGAGETRVPLAFNLFYTWILQVPAVYLATRVWGWPYPLVWWTFVVSASLPPFLFAVYFRTRRWMGRTV, from the coding sequence GTGAGCACACTGGCCGCACCGCGGCCCACCCCCCCGAGAGCAGACTTCACCGAGGGCAGCGTCGTGCGCGCCGTGGTGCGCATGGGCCTGCCGTCGATGATCGGCTTCGGCGTCTCGTCCATCTACGACATCGTGGACATGCTCTGGGTCAGCCGCCTCGAGGGCGCGCCCGTCGCCGCGCTGACCTTCTTCTTCCCCTTCCTGTGGGTGATCACGAGCGTCAACCAGATCGCCGGCGCGGGTTCGGTGGCGGTGATCAGCCGCCGCTATGGCGAGCGGGACATCGCCGGCACCGAGGCGGCGATCAAGGACGCGATCCTGCTCAAGCTCGCCCTCGCCTTCGTGGTGGGCGGCATCGGCTACGCCATGCTGACGCGCGGGCTGCGTCTGGTGGGCACGACCCCGGAGGCTTTCGACCAGGCGGTGGCCTACGGGCGCGTCTACCTGATCGGGCTGGGCGCGGGCTTCTCGAGCTGGACGATCTTCACCGCCCTGCGCGGCGTGGCCGACCCGGTGAAGGCCATGCTGCTCATGATCGCCGGCAACGTGCTCAACCTGTTGCTCGACCCGCTGTTCATCTTCGGCGTGGGGCCCTTCCCCGAGATGGGCATCGCCGGCGCCGCGCTCGCCAGCGTGATCGCCTACGGCAGCACCTTCGCCGCCGGGCTGTGGATCTTCTTCGCCGGCCGCAGCAACGTGCGCCTCCACCTGCACGGCGAGCTGCCGATCTCCGCGGCGCGCATGGGCCGCATGCTCAAGATCGGCGCGCCCGCGGGCGTGGGGTCGCTGTCCTTCGCGCTCGGCCGCACGGTGGTGCTGCCCTGGATCGCCGCCTTCGGCACGCAGGTCGTGGCCGCCTTCGGCATGGCGCAGCGGGTGATGGGCTTCGGCATCATGCTGATCGTCGGCATGGGCCTCGGCCTCTCCGCGCTGATTGGCCAGACTCTGGGCGCCGGCAAGCTGCAGCGCACCTGGGAGACGGCCGTGCGCTCGGTGCAGTTCAGCGGTGGCGCGATGGCGGTCTACGGCGCCCTGCTCATGCTGGGCGCGCCGGCCATCGCCGCGGCCTTCTTCGGCGGCGGCCCCGAGGCGTCGATCGCCGTGACGACCCTGCGCATCATCGCCGTTGCACTGCCTTTCCAGGGCGTCGGCATCATGTTCGAGATGACCTGCTCCGGCGCCGGCGAGACCCGCGTACCGCTGGCCTTCAACCTGTTCTACACCTGGATCCTGCAGGTGCCGGCCGTCTACCTGGCCACGCGGGTCTGGGGCTGGCCCTACCCGCTGGTGTGGTGGACCTTCGTGGTGTCCGCGTCGTTGCCGCCCTTCCTGTTCGCCGTGTACTTCCGCACGCGGCGCTGGATGGGGCGGACGGTGTAG
- a CDS encoding 2-oxoglutarate dehydrogenase E1 component: MARDIASNSASLPFVEALYAAYRADPGSVSPDWRAYFAALDEELGAAPGPNGAPHFPKRSIFDPGGPAAPGGEADAAIALQDRVDEIVRAYRVRGHLIARFDPLGLPRAPHPELEPSYYGLGPEHMDLRFSANTLVGREGGRLTLREILERLRETYTRSIGVQYMHIDDVAPKTWLRARMEESRNRIALSQMEQLRILIKLTDAVLFEEFIQKKYLGAKRFSLEGAESLIPLLDLAITKAGDEGVDLVVIGMAHRGRLNVLANIIGKGLRLIFREFEDRDPEEHLGRDDVKYHMGHSGRWVTSKGRKVRVSLCFNPSHLEYVDAVALGRMRSRQDRFGDSDRTKGMTILIHGDAAFAGQGIVQETLNLSELPGYRTGGTLHVVVNNQIGFSTSPEEGRSNTYATTVAKMLQVPIFHVNGEDPEAVAQAVRLALDFRREYQRDAVIDMYCYRKYGHNEGDEPSFTQPLMYKAIRAMENVRESYLKRLLKLGGTTRGMADNIAKARRQLLEREYEAARSPDFKQPSRERTGWWADYQGGPDADAAEVRTGVPVERLKSLLLAQTRMPEGFHVHPKVQRLLDARAEMAGGEKPLDWATAESLAFASVAVDGHPLRLSGQDSIRGTFSQRHAGIVDQETGALHLPLQHLDPKQAPVELLNSPLSENGVLGFEYGYALDRPEALVIWEAQFGDFANAAQVIIDQFISSAEDKWQRLNGLVLLLPHGFEGQGPEHSSARLERYLTLCAEDNIQVVYPSTPAQYFHVLRRQVLRPYRKPLIVMTPKSLLRLPACSSDLAELSRGGFKRVIEDALPRGKDARKVRRILLCSGKIYFDLVAAREEGGHDDVAILRIEQLYPFRDELLQRALMDYPVNTPAYWVQEEPENMGAWRYWLARFGTTLWGAHPFDGIYRDASASPATGFASSHRLEQERLIEAAFAKN, encoded by the coding sequence ATGGCACGCGACATCGCCAGCAACAGCGCCAGCCTGCCCTTCGTCGAGGCTCTCTACGCCGCCTATCGCGCCGACCCCGGCAGCGTTTCCCCGGACTGGCGCGCCTACTTCGCCGCCCTGGACGAGGAACTCGGCGCCGCGCCCGGCCCCAACGGCGCCCCGCACTTCCCCAAGCGCAGCATCTTCGACCCCGGTGGCCCGGCGGCGCCCGGTGGCGAGGCCGACGCGGCCATCGCCCTGCAGGACCGCGTGGACGAGATCGTGCGCGCCTATCGCGTGCGCGGCCACCTGATCGCGCGCTTCGATCCGCTCGGCCTGCCGCGCGCGCCGCACCCCGAGCTGGAGCCCAGCTACTACGGCCTCGGCCCCGAGCACATGGACCTGCGCTTCAGCGCGAATACGCTCGTGGGCCGCGAGGGCGGCCGGCTGACCCTGCGCGAGATCCTCGAGCGCCTGCGCGAGACCTACACGCGCTCCATCGGCGTGCAGTACATGCACATCGACGACGTGGCGCCCAAGACCTGGCTGCGCGCCCGCATGGAGGAGAGCCGCAACCGGATCGCGCTGAGCCAGATGGAGCAGCTGCGCATCCTGATCAAGCTCACCGACGCGGTGCTCTTCGAGGAGTTCATCCAGAAGAAGTACCTGGGCGCCAAGCGCTTCAGTCTCGAAGGCGCCGAGAGCCTGATCCCCCTGCTCGACCTCGCGATCACCAAGGCCGGCGACGAGGGCGTCGACCTGGTCGTCATCGGCATGGCGCACCGCGGGCGGCTCAACGTGCTGGCGAACATCATCGGCAAGGGACTGCGGCTGATCTTCCGCGAGTTCGAGGACCGCGACCCCGAAGAGCACCTCGGCCGCGACGACGTGAAGTACCACATGGGCCACTCCGGCCGCTGGGTGACCAGCAAGGGCCGCAAGGTGCGCGTCTCGCTCTGCTTCAACCCGAGCCACCTGGAGTACGTGGACGCCGTCGCCCTCGGCCGCATGCGCTCGCGCCAGGACCGCTTCGGCGACAGCGACCGCACGAAGGGCATGACGATTCTCATCCACGGCGACGCGGCCTTCGCGGGCCAGGGCATCGTGCAGGAGACGCTGAACCTGAGCGAGCTGCCCGGCTACCGCACGGGCGGCACGCTGCACGTCGTGGTGAACAACCAGATCGGCTTCTCGACGAGCCCCGAGGAGGGCCGCTCGAACACCTACGCCACCACCGTGGCCAAGATGCTCCAGGTGCCGATCTTCCACGTCAACGGCGAAGACCCCGAGGCCGTGGCCCAGGCCGTGCGCCTGGCGCTGGACTTCCGGCGGGAGTACCAGCGCGACGCGGTCATCGACATGTACTGCTACCGCAAGTACGGCCACAACGAGGGCGACGAGCCGAGCTTCACGCAGCCGCTCATGTACAAGGCGATCCGCGCCATGGAGAACGTACGCGAGAGCTACCTGAAGCGCCTGCTCAAGCTGGGCGGCACGACGCGCGGGATGGCCGACAACATCGCCAAGGCGCGCCGGCAGCTGCTCGAGCGCGAGTACGAGGCGGCGCGCAGCCCGGACTTCAAGCAGCCCTCGCGCGAGCGCACGGGCTGGTGGGCCGACTACCAGGGCGGCCCGGACGCCGACGCCGCCGAGGTGCGCACCGGCGTGCCGGTGGAGCGGCTGAAGTCGCTGCTCCTCGCGCAGACGCGCATGCCCGAGGGCTTCCACGTGCACCCGAAGGTCCAGCGCCTGCTCGACGCGCGCGCCGAGATGGCCGGCGGCGAGAAGCCGCTCGACTGGGCCACGGCCGAGTCGCTGGCCTTCGCGAGCGTGGCCGTGGACGGCCATCCCCTTCGCCTCAGCGGCCAGGACAGCATTCGCGGCACCTTCAGCCAGCGGCACGCGGGCATCGTGGATCAGGAGACCGGCGCGCTTCACCTGCCGCTGCAGCACCTCGACCCGAAGCAGGCGCCGGTGGAGCTGCTCAACAGCCCGCTGTCGGAGAACGGCGTGCTGGGCTTCGAGTACGGCTACGCGCTGGACCGTCCCGAGGCGCTGGTCATCTGGGAGGCGCAGTTCGGCGACTTCGCCAATGCGGCGCAGGTGATCATCGACCAGTTCATCAGCAGCGCCGAGGACAAGTGGCAGCGCCTGAACGGCCTCGTGCTGCTGCTCCCCCACGGCTTCGAGGGCCAGGGTCCCGAGCACTCCAGCGCGCGGCTCGAGCGCTATCTCACGCTGTGCGCCGAGGACAACATCCAGGTGGTCTACCCCAGCACGCCCGCGCAGTACTTCCACGTCCTGCGGCGGCAGGTGCTGCGCCCGTATCGCAAGCCGCTGATCGTGATGACGCCCAAGAGCCTCCTGCGCCTGCCGGCCTGCAGCTCCGATCTGGCCGAGCTGTCGCGCGGCGGCTTCAAACGGGTGATCGAGGACGCGCTGCCGCGCGGCAAGGACGCGCGCAAGGTGCGGCGCATCCTGCTCTGCTCGGGCAAGATCTACTTCGATCTGGTGGCCGCGCGCGAGGAGGGCGGGCACGACGACGTGGCCATCCTGCGCATCGAGCAGCTCTATCCCTTCCGCGACGAGCTGCTGCAACGCGCCCTCATGGACTACCCGGTGAACACGCCCGCCTACTGGGTGCAGGAGGAGCCGGAGAACATGGGCGCGTGGCGCTACTGGCTCGCGCGCTTCGGCACCACGCTCTGGGGCGCGCACCCCTTCGACGGCATCTATCGCGACGCCTCGGCCAGCCCGGCCACCGGCTTCGCGAGCAGTCATCGTCTGGAGCAGGAGCGGCTGATCGAGGCCGCCTTCGCCAAGAACTAG
- the lpdA gene encoding dihydrolipoyl dehydrogenase: MTTTAQTHELLIIGAGPGGYVAALRAAQLGLDVACIEKEDRLGGTCLRVGCVPSKALLESSLHFARAKEGLDAHGVKLGKVTLDLAAMMARKDEVVTGLTDGIAALFKRAGVTRYAGTARFAGPGTVAVTSSAGEETIAAKRIIIATGSRVGTLPNVELDGDRVGGSTEALAWSDVPGHLVVIGAGAIGLELGSVWARLGSKVTVLEYLDRILPGMDAEIAREAQRLLKRQDLSFTLGARVTGVAVKNRRPEVEVEGKETIRCDRVLVSTGRLPNTEGLGLDAIGLATDARGRIPVGKNFATAVEGVYAIGDVIAGPMLAHKAEEEGVACVEAIAGRYGHVDYDTIPGVVYTHPEVAGVGKTEETLKEEGTPYRKGVFHFRANSRARAMAEIDGRVKILAHEKTDRVLGVHIVGPMAGELVAEAATSMAFGASAEDIARACHAHPTLAEAVKEAALAVDGRAIHA; the protein is encoded by the coding sequence ATGACGACGACGGCGCAGACGCACGAGCTCCTCATCATCGGCGCCGGCCCCGGCGGCTACGTGGCCGCCCTGCGCGCCGCGCAGCTGGGCCTCGACGTGGCCTGCATCGAGAAGGAGGACCGCCTCGGCGGCACCTGCCTGCGCGTGGGCTGCGTGCCCAGCAAGGCCCTGCTCGAGTCGAGCCTGCACTTCGCGCGCGCCAAGGAGGGCCTGGACGCCCACGGCGTCAAGCTGGGCAAGGTGACGCTCGACCTCGCCGCCATGATGGCGCGCAAGGACGAGGTCGTCACCGGCCTGACCGACGGCATCGCGGCGCTGTTCAAACGCGCGGGGGTCACTCGGTACGCTGGCACGGCGCGCTTCGCCGGGCCGGGCACCGTGGCCGTGACCTCGAGCGCCGGCGAGGAGACGATCGCCGCCAAGAGGATCATCATCGCCACGGGCAGCCGCGTGGGCACCCTGCCGAACGTGGAGCTCGACGGCGACCGCGTCGGTGGCAGCACCGAGGCGCTGGCGTGGAGCGACGTGCCGGGGCATCTCGTGGTGATCGGCGCCGGCGCCATCGGCCTCGAGCTGGGCTCGGTCTGGGCGCGGCTCGGCAGCAAGGTCACCGTGCTCGAGTACCTGGATCGCATCCTGCCCGGCATGGATGCCGAGATCGCCCGCGAGGCGCAGCGCCTGCTGAAGCGGCAGGACCTGAGCTTCACGCTCGGCGCGCGCGTCACCGGCGTGGCGGTGAAGAACCGTCGTCCCGAAGTGGAGGTCGAGGGCAAGGAGACGATCCGCTGCGACCGCGTGCTGGTGTCCACCGGCCGTCTGCCCAACACCGAGGGCCTGGGCCTGGACGCCATCGGTCTCGCCACCGACGCGCGCGGCCGCATCCCCGTGGGCAAGAACTTCGCGACGGCGGTGGAGGGCGTCTACGCCATCGGCGACGTGATCGCCGGCCCCATGCTCGCCCACAAGGCCGAGGAAGAGGGCGTCGCCTGCGTGGAGGCCATCGCGGGCCGCTACGGGCACGTGGACTACGACACCATCCCCGGCGTGGTCTACACGCACCCCGAGGTGGCGGGCGTGGGCAAGACCGAGGAGACGCTGAAGGAGGAGGGCACGCCCTACCGGAAGGGCGTCTTCCACTTCAGGGCCAACAGCCGCGCGCGGGCGATGGCCGAGATCGACGGCCGCGTGAAGATCCTCGCGCACGAGAAGACCGACCGCGTGCTGGGCGTGCACATCGTGGGGCCGATGGCGGGCGAGCTGGTGGCCGAGGCGGCCACGTCCATGGCGTTCGGCGCGAGCGCGGAGGACATCGCCCGGGCCTGCCACGCGCATCCGACCCTGGCCGAGGCGGTCAAGGAGGCCGCGCTGGCCGTGGACGGTCGCGCCATCCACGCGTGA
- a CDS encoding divalent-cation tolerance protein CutA, which produces MSTVPDAATGERIAAALVDEGLAACVQLLPGLVSHYRWRGEHERGEELLLLAKTVRGADCLARLAALHPYDVPEGLLIDAAATLPAYLRWALDASAN; this is translated from the coding sequence ATGAGCACCGTCCCCGACGCCGCCACCGGCGAGCGCATCGCCGCCGCGCTGGTGGACGAAGGCCTCGCCGCCTGCGTCCAGCTCCTGCCCGGGCTGGTGAGCCACTACCGCTGGCGAGGCGAGCACGAGCGCGGCGAGGAACTGCTGCTGCTGGCGAAGACCGTCCGCGGCGCGGACTGCCTCGCGCGGCTCGCGGCGCTGCACCCCTACGACGTCCCCGAAGGCCTGCTGATCGACGCCGCCGCCACCCTGCCGGCCTACCTGCGCTGGGCCCTCGACGCATCGGCGAATTGA
- the odhB gene encoding 2-oxoglutarate dehydrogenase complex dihydrolipoyllysine-residue succinyltransferase, with the protein MELTVPSFGESITEVLISEWLVDEGGKVAQDANLVVIETDKITSEVPAPTDCVVKRILKAAGETATVGEAIAELEELPAGSVDAEPAPGGGNGGEAPAPEQSATRESSPEHEAPRTESAEAATIVMPAAARLAAESGVDASGVKGTGPGNRVLKEDVQRALEAPAPAAEVPAPAAPAGARAEERVRMTPLRKKVAQHLLEAQHNAALLTTFNEVDMSGVMALRKQVQEQFQAAHGVKLGIMSFFVKAAVEALKAFPAVNARIDGDEIVYRDYFDIGVAVGGGKGLVVPILRDAERLSFAGVEKAIGDFAARAKDNKLTLEELSGGTFSISNGGIYGNLLSTPIVNAPQSAILGLHAIQDRAVVVDGQIVVRPMMYIAMSYDHRLIDGREAVTFLRRIKSGVEDPTRILLEI; encoded by the coding sequence GTGGAACTGACGGTGCCATCCTTCGGCGAGTCCATCACCGAGGTGCTGATCAGCGAGTGGCTCGTGGACGAGGGCGGCAAGGTCGCCCAGGACGCGAACCTGGTGGTCATCGAGACCGACAAGATCACCAGCGAGGTGCCCGCCCCCACCGACTGCGTGGTGAAGCGCATCCTCAAGGCCGCCGGCGAGACGGCCACCGTGGGCGAGGCCATCGCGGAGCTCGAGGAACTGCCCGCCGGCAGCGTGGACGCGGAACCCGCCCCCGGGGGCGGGAACGGCGGCGAGGCGCCTGCGCCCGAGCAGTCCGCCACGCGCGAGTCTTCCCCCGAGCACGAGGCTCCGCGGACGGAGTCCGCGGAGGCCGCGACGATTGTCATGCCCGCGGCGGCGCGACTCGCGGCCGAGTCGGGTGTGGATGCCAGTGGCGTCAAGGGCACCGGCCCAGGGAACCGCGTCCTCAAGGAAGACGTCCAGCGCGCGCTCGAAGCCCCCGCTCCCGCCGCGGAAGTCCCGGCACCGGCCGCGCCCGCCGGCGCGCGGGCCGAGGAGCGCGTCCGCATGACGCCCCTGCGCAAGAAGGTCGCGCAGCATCTGCTCGAGGCACAGCACAACGCGGCCCTGCTCACCACCTTCAACGAGGTGGACATGAGCGGCGTCATGGCCCTGCGCAAGCAGGTGCAGGAGCAGTTCCAGGCCGCGCACGGCGTGAAGCTCGGGATCATGTCCTTCTTCGTGAAGGCGGCCGTGGAGGCGCTCAAGGCCTTCCCCGCGGTGAACGCGCGCATCGACGGCGACGAGATCGTCTACCGCGACTACTTCGACATCGGCGTGGCCGTGGGCGGCGGCAAGGGCCTGGTGGTGCCGATCCTGCGCGACGCCGAGCGCCTGAGCTTCGCGGGCGTCGAGAAGGCCATCGGCGACTTCGCCGCTCGCGCCAAGGACAACAAGCTCACGCTCGAGGAGCTCTCGGGCGGCACCTTCAGCATCTCGAACGGCGGCATCTACGGCAACCTGCTCTCGACGCCCATCGTGAACGCGCCGCAGAGCGCGATCCTCGGCCTGCACGCCATTCAAGACCGTGCCGTGGTGGTGGACGGCCAGATCGTCGTGCGCCCGATGATGTACATCGCCATGAGCTACGACCACCGCCTGATCGACGGCCGCGAGGCCGTCACCTTCCTGCGCCGCATCAAGAGCGGCGTGGAGGACCCCACCCGCATTCTCCTGGAGATCTAG
- a CDS encoding peroxiredoxin, translating into MADKHEGCVSKAGGPKLATAPPPHDDAPTNGGTPMVTARVGQVAPDFEATAYANGAFQNITLSDYRGQWVVLCFYPGDFTFVUPTELAAVAANHRKLEALGVKVLSMSTDSRFTHKIWQAEELSKMVDGGVPFPMLTDAGGRIGQIYGVYDEDGGVDIRGRFLIDPDGVIQAMEVMTPPVGRNFAELERQVQAFQLVRETGGAQATPAGWMPGKPTLEVGPELVGKVWKVWKP; encoded by the coding sequence ATGGCAGACAAGCACGAGGGCTGCGTGTCGAAGGCGGGGGGACCGAAACTGGCGACGGCGCCGCCCCCCCACGACGACGCGCCGACGAACGGGGGCACTCCAATGGTGACGGCGCGCGTGGGGCAGGTCGCCCCGGACTTCGAGGCCACGGCGTACGCCAACGGCGCATTCCAGAACATCACGCTCAGCGACTACCGGGGGCAGTGGGTCGTCCTCTGCTTCTACCCGGGCGACTTCACCTTCGTCTGACCCACCGAGCTGGCCGCGGTCGCGGCCAACCATCGCAAGCTCGAGGCGCTGGGCGTGAAGGTGCTCTCCATGAGCACGGACAGCCGCTTCACCCACAAGATCTGGCAGGCCGAGGAGCTGTCCAAGATGGTGGACGGCGGCGTGCCCTTTCCCATGCTCACGGACGCGGGCGGCCGCATCGGCCAGATCTACGGCGTCTACGACGAGGATGGCGGCGTGGACATCCGCGGGCGCTTCCTCATCGACCCCGACGGCGTGATCCAGGCCATGGAGGTGATGACCCCGCCCGTGGGCCGCAACTTCGCCGAACTCGAACGGCAGGTGCAGGCCTTCCAGCTCGTGCGGGAGACCGGCGGCGCGCAGGCCACGCCCGCGGGCTGGATGCCCGGCAAGCCCACGCTCGAGGTGGGGCCGGAGCTGGTGGGCAAGGTGTGGAAGGTCTGGAAGCCCTAG
- a CDS encoding SRPBCC domain-containing protein → MDETTGREGVFHSSREIPHAPERVWAAFARRELLERWWGPAGFTNTFETFEFTPGGRWIFTMHGPEAGHYHNESTFVELERPARIVIRHDCAPFYVLTVTLAPEHGGTRIDWHQVFDDPAVGERIRHIVGPANEQNLDRLEAVLSDQPVD, encoded by the coding sequence ATGGACGAGACGACTGGGCGCGAGGGTGTCTTCCACAGCAGCCGCGAGATTCCCCACGCCCCCGAGCGGGTCTGGGCGGCCTTCGCGCGTCGCGAGTTGCTCGAGCGCTGGTGGGGCCCCGCGGGCTTCACCAACACCTTCGAGACCTTCGAGTTCACGCCCGGCGGGCGCTGGATCTTCACGATGCACGGACCGGAGGCGGGCCACTACCACAACGAGAGCACCTTCGTCGAGCTGGAGCGGCCCGCGCGCATCGTCATCCGGCACGATTGCGCGCCGTTCTACGTGCTGACGGTGACGCTGGCGCCCGAGCATGGCGGCACGCGGATCGACTGGCATCAGGTCTTCGACGACCCCGCTGTGGGCGAGCGGATCCGTCACATCGTGGGGCCGGCGAACGAGCAGAACCTCGATCGGCTCGAGGCCGTGCTGTCAGATCAGCCCGTCGACTAG
- a CDS encoding peptide chain release factor-like protein: MPDDDPRHRPPPYSTDLEVLANEVEITVYRASGPGGQHRNTTDSAVRVHHPPSGVTVVATEHRSQLRNRTLAMERLAARLAQLNHRPKKRRPTAVPAAVRRKRLEQKRLQGDKKRMRGRPEGED; this comes from the coding sequence ATGCCTGACGACGATCCCCGCCACCGTCCGCCGCCCTACAGCACCGATCTCGAGGTGCTGGCGAACGAGGTGGAGATCACCGTATACCGTGCGTCGGGCCCGGGCGGGCAGCATCGCAACACCACGGACAGCGCGGTGCGCGTCCACCATCCGCCCAGCGGCGTCACCGTGGTCGCCACCGAGCACCGCTCCCAGCTCCGCAACCGCACGCTGGCGATGGAGCGGCTCGCCGCGCGCCTGGCGCAGCTGAATCACCGTCCCAAGAAGCGCCGGCCGACGGCAGTGCCGGCAGCGGTGCGGCGGAAGCGTCTCGAGCAGAAGCGCCTGCAGGGCGACAAGAAGCGGATGCGCGGCCGGCCGGAGGGCGAGGACTAG